One window of the Trifolium pratense cultivar HEN17-A07 linkage group LG2, ARS_RC_1.1, whole genome shotgun sequence genome contains the following:
- the LOC123907333 gene encoding oligopeptide transporter 4-like translates to MNTFDTEIATTATEKLQLDQEDEDEISPIEQVRLTVTNTDDPTQPVWTFRMWFLGLISCSLLSFLNQFFAYRTEPLIITLISVQVATLPIGHFMASVLPSRKFRVGSKTMSLNPGPFNMKEHVLITIFANAGSAFGSGSPYAVGIVNIIKAFYGRSISFYAAWILIITTQVLGYGWAGLLRKYVVEPAHMWWPSTLVQVSLFRALHEKDDDHRISRAKFFFIALVCSFSWYVIPGYLFTTLSSISWVCWVFSKSVTAQQLGSGMKGLGIGALTLDWSVVASFLFSPLISPFFAIANVFVGFTIIIYGVIPIAYWGLNVYNAKTFPIFSLHLFTAQGKTYNISAIVNDKFELDVAKYEEQGKIHLCVFFALTYGFGFATIASTLSHVACFYGREIMERYRASSKGKEDIHTRLMKRYKDIPSWWFYALLVVTLAVSLALCIFLNDQIQMPWWGLLFAGALAFVFTLPISIITATTNQTPGLNIITEYVFGLIYPGRPIANVCFKTYGYISMAQAVSFLSDFKLGHYMKIPPRSMFLVQFIGTMLAGTINIGVAWWLLNSIENICHDDLLPEGSPWTCPGDRVFFDASVIWGLVGPKRIFGSKGNYSAMNWFFVGGAIGPILVWLLHKAFPRQSWIPLINLPVLLGATAMMPPATTLNYNAWIFVGMVFNFFVFRYRKNWWQRYNYVLSAALDTGVAFMTVLLYFSLSLENRSITWWGTDGEHCPLASCPTAKGVKFGDCPVQ, encoded by the exons ATGAACACTTTCGATACAGAGATAGCAACAACTGCAACAGAAAAACTACAATTAGatcaagaagatgaagatgaaataTCCCCCATTGAACAAGTTCGTTTAACCGTAACAAACACCGATGACCCGACTCAACCCGTATGGACTTTCCGTATGTGGTTCTTAGGTCTCATTTCATGTTCACTCTTATCATTTCTCAACCAATTCTTCGCTTACCGAACTGAACCGCTTATCATTACTCTTATCTCCGTTCAAGTAGCTACACTACCTATCGGTCATTTCATGGCGTCAGTTTTACCGTCGAGGAAGTTTCGGGTCGGGTCGAAGACTATGTCCTTGAATCCAGGTCCGTTTAATATGAAGGAACATGTTTTGATTACTATTTTTGCTAATGCTGGAAGTGCTTTCGGATCCGGGTCACCTTATGCGGTTGGAATTGTGAATATTATTAAAGCGTTTTATGGACGGAGTATTTCGTTTTATGCTGCTTGGATTCTCATTATTACTACTCAG GTTCTGGGATACGGATGGGCTGGGTTACTGAGGAAATACGTAGTGGAGCCGGCCCATATGTGGTGGCCCAGCACCCTTGTTCAGGTTTCACTTTTCCG AGCTTTGCATGAGAAAGATGACGACCACCGAATTTCGCGGGCAAAGTTTTTCTTTATTGCACTAGTATGCAGTTTTTCATGGTATGTGATCCCAGGATACTTGTTCACAACACTGTCAAGCATATCATGGGTCTGTTGGGTATTCTCCAAGTCAGTCACAGCTCAGCAGTTGGGCTCAGGAATGAAAGGCCTTGGAATTGGTGCCCTTACACTTGATTGGTCTGTCGTGGCATCATTCTTGTTCAGTCCTCTTATATCACCATTCTTTGCCATTGCCAATGTATTTGTGGGCTTTACAATAATAATCTATGGTGTGATTCCCATTGCATATTGGGGCCTAAATGTTTACAATGCTAAAACGTTTCCAATTTTCTCCCTTCATTTGTTCACTGCTCAAGGTAAAACATACAACATATCTGCTATTGTTAATGACAAGTTTGAGCTAGATGTTGCAAAGTATGAAGAGCAAGGTAAAATTCATCTATGTGTGTTTTTCGCTCTCACTTATGGCTTTGGATTTGCCACCATAGCTTCCACCCTTTCGCATGTTGCTTGCTTCTATGGAAG GGAGATTATGGAGCGGTATCGTGCTTCTTCTAAGGGTAAAGAAGATATCCACACAAGATTGATGAAAAGATACAAAGACATACCTTCTTGGTGGTTTTACGCGTTGCTGGTTGTGACACTTGCTGTTTCTCTAGCACTATGCATCTTTCTCAATGACCAAATTCAGATGCCTTGGTGGGGACTTCTCTTCGCCGGAGCTTTagcttttgttttcactcttccTATTAGCATCATAACTGCCACCACAAATCAG ACACCAGGATTGAATATCATCACCGAGTATGTCTTTGGTTTGATTTACCCTGGAAGACCAATAGCAAATGTATGCTTCAAAACCTATGGTTACATTAGCATGGCACAAGCGGTCTCGTTCCTGAGCGATTTCAAGCTTGGACACTACATGAAAATCCCCCCAAGATCAATGTTCTTGGTTCAG TTCATAGGCACAATGCTTGCTGGAACCATCAACATTGGGGTAGCATGGTGGTTGCTAAATTCTATTGAGAACATATGTCACGATGATCTCCTGCCGGAAGGCAGCCCTTGGACATGTCCAGGTGACCGTGTTTTCTTCGATGCTTCGGTTATTTGGGGTCTAGTAGGACCAAAAAGGATCTTTGGTTCTAAAGGAAACTACAGTGCAATGAATTGGTTTTTCGTTGGAGGTGCAATAGGACCAATACTTGTTTGGCTATTGCATAAAGCATTTCCTAGACAGTCATGGATTCCTTTGATCAACCTTCCAGTTCTCCTTGGAGCTACCGCAATGATGCCACCGGCAACAACATTGAACTACAATGCTTGGATTTTTGTTGGGATGGTTTTCAACTTCTTTGTGTTCCGTTACAGAAAGAATTGGTGGCAGAGATACAACTATGTTCTATCCGCAGCACTTGATACTGGAGTTGCTTTTATGACTGTTCTGCTTTACTTTTCACTGAGTTTGGAAAACAGAAGTATTACTTGGTGGGGAACTGATGGTGAACATTGTCCACTAGCATCTTGCCCAACTGCAAAAGGCGTAAAGTTTGGTGATTGTCCGGTACAATAG
- the LOC123908153 gene encoding MADS-box transcription factor 23-like isoform X2, translating into MGRGKIAIRRIDNSTSRQVTFSKRRNGLLKKAKELSILCDAEVGLIVFSSTGKLYDYSSTSMKSVIDRYNKQKEEQHQLMNPASEVKFWQTEAASLRQQLQYLQESHRQLMGEGLAGLGIKELQNLENQLEISLKGVRMKKDHILTNEIKELHQKGSLVHQENVELHKKMDLVQKENAELLKKVYEARSTNEENATSNLSCTIRNGFDLHAPISLQLSQPQPQYSEPAAKAMKLGLQLH; encoded by the exons ATGGGAAGAGGAAAGATTGCAATTAGAAGGATTGACAATTCAACAAGTAGGCAAGTGACTTTCTCAAAAAGAAGAAATGGATTGTTGAAGAAAGCAAAAGAGTTATCAATTCTTTGTGATGCTGAAGTTGGATTGATTGTCTTTTCCAGCACTGGAAAGCTTTATGATTATTCAAGCACTAG CATGAAATCTGTTATTGATCGCTATAACAAACAGAAAGAGGAACAACACCAGCTAATGAATCCTGCTTCAGAAGTCAAG TTTTGGCAGACAGAAGCAGCAAGCCTGAGACAACAACTGCAGTACTTGCAAGAAAGCCATag GCAATTGATGGGTGAAGGACTTGCTGGTTTGGGTATTAAAGAACTGCAAAATCTGGAAAACCAGCTGGAGATTAGTCTAAAGGGTGTTCGAATGAAAAAG GATCATATTTTGACTAATGAGATCAAAGAACTACACCAAAAG GGATCTCTTGTTCATCAAGAAAATGTAGAACTCCATAAGAAGATGGACCTTGTCCAAAAAGAAAATGCAGAGCTACTGAAGAAg GTTTATGAAGCAAGGAGTACAAATGAAGAAAATGCAACAAGCAATCTTTCATGCACTATCAGAAACGGATTTGATTTACATGCACCTATCAGTCTCCAGCTAAGCCAGCCACAGCCTCAATACAGTGAACCAGCAGCCAAAGCCATGAAATTAGG ATTACAGCTGCATTAG
- the LOC123908153 gene encoding MADS-box transcription factor 23-like isoform X1 — protein sequence MGRGKIAIRRIDNSTSRQVTFSKRRNGLLKKAKELSILCDAEVGLIVFSSTGKLYDYSSTSMKSVIDRYNKQKEEQHQLMNPASEVKFWQTEAASLRQQLQYLQESHRQLMGEGLAGLGIKELQNLENQLEISLKGVRMKKDHILTNEIKELHQKGSLVHQENVELHKKMDLVQKENAELLKKVYEARSTNEENATSNLSCTIRNGFDLHAPISLQLSQPQPQYSEPAAKAMKLGYSLKLMMYNI from the exons ATGGGAAGAGGAAAGATTGCAATTAGAAGGATTGACAATTCAACAAGTAGGCAAGTGACTTTCTCAAAAAGAAGAAATGGATTGTTGAAGAAAGCAAAAGAGTTATCAATTCTTTGTGATGCTGAAGTTGGATTGATTGTCTTTTCCAGCACTGGAAAGCTTTATGATTATTCAAGCACTAG CATGAAATCTGTTATTGATCGCTATAACAAACAGAAAGAGGAACAACACCAGCTAATGAATCCTGCTTCAGAAGTCAAG TTTTGGCAGACAGAAGCAGCAAGCCTGAGACAACAACTGCAGTACTTGCAAGAAAGCCATag GCAATTGATGGGTGAAGGACTTGCTGGTTTGGGTATTAAAGAACTGCAAAATCTGGAAAACCAGCTGGAGATTAGTCTAAAGGGTGTTCGAATGAAAAAG GATCATATTTTGACTAATGAGATCAAAGAACTACACCAAAAG GGATCTCTTGTTCATCAAGAAAATGTAGAACTCCATAAGAAGATGGACCTTGTCCAAAAAGAAAATGCAGAGCTACTGAAGAAg GTTTATGAAGCAAGGAGTACAAATGAAGAAAATGCAACAAGCAATCTTTCATGCACTATCAGAAACGGATTTGATTTACATGCACCTATCAGTCTCCAGCTAAGCCAGCCACAGCCTCAATACAGTGAACCAGCAGCCAAAGCCATGAAATTAGGGTATTCCCTTAAACTGATGATGTACAACATATAG